From a single Rhizobium lusitanum genomic region:
- a CDS encoding UbiH/UbiF family hydroxylase: MKQVEVAVIGGGLTGMVAAIALARGGKSVALVAAPYSKTDRRTTALMDQSIRFLERLALWEKIAPSTAALTTMQIIDGTTRLLRSPTVSFRASEIGLDAFGYNIPNAVLLGSLAEAVKAEGNITLVETTASEVTIRDDGVTITFEDGDTVEAGFVVGADGRNSMVRETLGIKVKSWSYPQSAMVLNFAHSLPHQNISTEFHTESGPFTQVPLPGNRSSLVWVQKPAEAADNAEKSLDELGLLIEERMQSLLGKVTVEDNVQVWPLSGMTAHRFGKGRAALIGEAAHVFPPIGAQGLNLSLRDILVLTDVLCDRADQPIAAAAGDSFDRKRRADILSRTASVDLLNRSLLSDFLPVQMLRAAGLHVLSAIPPLRNVVMREGIEPGGSLRGFTSMLREKLRR, from the coding sequence ATGAAGCAGGTTGAAGTGGCCGTCATCGGCGGTGGGCTGACAGGCATGGTGGCGGCGATCGCGCTGGCGCGTGGTGGAAAATCCGTCGCTCTGGTGGCCGCGCCCTATAGCAAGACGGACCGCCGGACCACGGCGCTGATGGACCAATCGATTCGCTTCCTGGAGCGGCTGGCGCTGTGGGAAAAGATCGCGCCGTCCACCGCCGCATTGACGACGATGCAGATCATCGACGGCACGACCCGGCTGCTGCGCTCGCCGACCGTTTCCTTCCGCGCCTCGGAAATCGGCCTCGACGCTTTCGGCTACAATATCCCGAATGCCGTGCTGCTCGGCAGCCTCGCTGAAGCGGTCAAGGCCGAGGGCAATATCACGCTCGTCGAGACGACCGCTTCCGAGGTCACCATCCGCGATGATGGCGTCACCATCACGTTCGAAGACGGCGATACCGTTGAAGCCGGCTTCGTGGTCGGCGCGGACGGGCGCAATTCGATGGTAAGGGAAACCTTGGGGATCAAGGTCAAGAGCTGGTCCTATCCGCAATCGGCCATGGTGCTGAATTTCGCGCATTCCTTGCCGCATCAGAATATCTCGACGGAATTCCACACCGAGAGCGGGCCGTTTACGCAAGTTCCCCTGCCCGGCAACCGCTCCAGCCTCGTCTGGGTGCAAAAGCCGGCGGAAGCCGCTGACAATGCGGAGAAATCGCTGGATGAGCTCGGCCTGTTGATCGAGGAGCGCATGCAGTCGTTGCTCGGCAAGGTCACGGTCGAGGACAATGTGCAGGTTTGGCCACTCTCCGGCATGACGGCCCATCGCTTCGGCAAGGGTCGCGCCGCGCTGATCGGTGAAGCAGCCCATGTTTTCCCACCGATCGGCGCACAGGGCCTGAACCTCAGCCTGCGCGACATTCTGGTGCTGACCGATGTTCTCTGCGACCGTGCCGATCAGCCAATTGCGGCGGCCGCCGGAGACAGTTTCGACCGCAAGCGCCGCGCCGATATCCTCAGCCGCACGGCGAGCGTCGACCTGCTGAACCGTTCGCTTCTGTCGGACTTCCTGCCGGTGCAGATGCTCCGAGCCGCCGGTCTGCACGTCCTCTCAGCCATCCCGCCGCTGCGCAATGTCGTCATGCGCGAGGGTATCGAGCCCGGTGGCAGCCTGCGCGGCTTTACCTCGATGTTACGGGAAAAGTTGCGCCGGTAA
- a CDS encoding AEC family transporter, giving the protein MADIVGLLLPFFGLILIGYIAARATSQPAEALGWLNTFIIYAALPALFFKLVSQTPIEQLTRVDFIVADIAATYSIFLLVFLVGRVLRRNSLADSTIQAFAGAYGNIGYMGPGLALLALGENAAVPVALIVCFENALHFIVAPALMAIEGGDKRSPGRVAADIARKVLLHPFILSTAFGFAAAAFSVHQPVAFQRFVDYLAQAAAPCALFAMGVTLALRPLKRIPAEIGYIVPAKLILHPLMVYLVLQMVGGFDPIWIESAVLLAALPTATNVFVIGQQYGVWQERASATILITTACSVVTVSLLLYLIKSGTLPAQLFP; this is encoded by the coding sequence ATGGCTGACATTGTCGGTCTGTTGCTGCCGTTCTTCGGCCTGATCCTGATCGGCTACATCGCCGCGCGCGCCACAAGCCAGCCGGCCGAAGCGCTCGGCTGGCTCAATACATTCATCATCTATGCAGCGCTGCCGGCGCTGTTTTTCAAACTCGTCTCGCAAACGCCGATCGAGCAGTTGACGCGCGTCGACTTCATCGTCGCCGACATTGCCGCGACCTATTCGATCTTCCTGCTGGTGTTCCTGGTCGGACGTGTTCTACGCCGCAATTCACTGGCCGACAGCACGATCCAGGCCTTTGCCGGTGCCTACGGCAATATCGGCTACATGGGGCCGGGTCTGGCATTGCTGGCGCTCGGCGAAAACGCCGCCGTTCCTGTCGCGCTGATCGTCTGCTTCGAAAACGCGCTGCATTTCATCGTCGCTCCGGCTCTGATGGCCATCGAGGGCGGCGACAAGCGTTCACCGGGCCGGGTTGCCGCCGATATCGCCCGGAAGGTGCTACTGCATCCCTTCATTCTATCGACCGCCTTCGGCTTTGCCGCCGCCGCCTTTTCGGTCCACCAGCCGGTCGCCTTCCAGCGCTTTGTCGATTATCTCGCCCAGGCCGCAGCCCCTTGCGCGCTGTTTGCCATGGGCGTGACGCTCGCGCTTCGGCCACTGAAACGTATTCCAGCCGAGATCGGCTATATCGTGCCGGCGAAGCTCATCCTGCATCCGCTGATGGTCTATCTCGTGTTGCAGATGGTCGGGGGCTTCGATCCGATCTGGATCGAATCGGCGGTGTTGCTCGCTGCCCTGCCGACGGCGACCAATGTTTTCGTCATCGGCCAGCAATATGGCGTCTGGCAGGAGCGGGCCTCCGCCACCATCCTGATCACTACGGCATGTTCCGTGGTGACGGTGTCGCTGCTGCTCTACCTGATCAAGTCCGGCACCTTACCGGCGCAACTTTTCCCGTAA
- a CDS encoding quinone oxidoreductase family protein — protein sequence MKKTQAIRIHQNGGPEVMKLEEVDLPPPGAGEVQIRHAAIGLNFIDVYFRSGLYKAPYFPLPLGKEAAGTITAVGSGVTDFAIGDRVAYVGSDGAYSVERNIEARHLVKVPGDIPLETAGAMMLKGMTAEYLLNRTFKVGPETVLLFHAAAGGVGLIAGQWAKALGATVIGTAGSPEKVKLALEHGYDHVIDYSSENFADRVKEITGGKGVDVVYDSVGQDTFPRSLDCLKPRGLWVTFGQSSGPIENFNLAILNQKGSLFATRPSLFAYIGTPEELRASADALFAVVQSSKVRININQTYPLSDAGRAHSDLESRKTSGTTLLIP from the coding sequence ATGAAGAAGACCCAGGCCATTCGCATTCATCAAAACGGCGGTCCTGAAGTCATGAAGCTGGAGGAAGTGGACCTGCCGCCGCCGGGCGCCGGCGAGGTACAGATCCGCCATGCCGCGATTGGGCTGAATTTCATCGACGTATATTTCCGTTCAGGACTCTACAAGGCACCGTATTTTCCTCTGCCGTTGGGCAAGGAAGCAGCCGGCACGATCACCGCCGTTGGCTCCGGAGTGACCGATTTTGCTATTGGCGATCGCGTTGCCTATGTCGGCAGTGACGGCGCCTACAGCGTCGAGCGCAATATCGAGGCCCGCCATCTCGTCAAGGTTCCGGGTGATATTCCGCTCGAGACCGCGGGCGCGATGATGCTGAAGGGAATGACGGCTGAATATCTTCTCAACCGCACCTTCAAGGTCGGCCCCGAAACTGTGCTGCTGTTCCATGCCGCCGCCGGCGGCGTCGGATTGATCGCCGGACAATGGGCAAAAGCGCTTGGCGCCACGGTGATCGGAACAGCCGGTTCGCCGGAGAAGGTCAAGCTGGCTCTTGAGCATGGCTATGACCATGTCATCGACTACAGCAGCGAAAACTTTGCCGATCGTGTCAAGGAAATCACCGGCGGCAAGGGCGTCGATGTCGTCTATGACTCGGTCGGCCAGGATACTTTTCCACGGTCCCTCGATTGCCTGAAGCCGCGCGGCCTGTGGGTAACCTTCGGTCAGTCCTCCGGCCCGATAGAGAATTTTAACCTTGCCATCCTCAATCAAAAGGGCTCGCTTTTCGCCACAAGGCCAAGTCTTTTCGCCTATATCGGCACGCCTGAAGAGTTGAGAGCCAGTGCGGACGCATTATTTGCTGTTGTGCAAAGCAGCAAAGTGCGTATCAATATCAACCAGACCTATCCGCTGAGCGATGCAGGGCGCGCGCACTCGGATCTGGAATCAAGAAAAACGAGTGGAACTACGCTGCTGATCCCATAG
- the pcsA gene encoding phosphatidylcholine synthase: MKVFNYKRVPYAEIRAFSVHILTASGSFLAFLGVVAAAEHRFVDMFWWLGLALLVDGIDGPIARKVRVKEVLPNWSGDTLDNIIDYVTYVLLPAFALYESGMIGEPWSFVAAGMIVVSSAIYYADTGMKTDEYFFSGFPVVWNMVVFTLFVIGANATTAMIVVGVSVVLTFLPINFLHPVRVKRLRPLNLGIFLFWSALGIYSLLMHFAMPHWAVVLFVVSGIYLYCIGGVLQFFPSLGRQ, from the coding sequence ATGAAAGTCTTCAATTACAAGCGGGTGCCTTATGCGGAGATTCGTGCCTTCTCCGTACACATATTGACGGCATCCGGCTCTTTTCTCGCCTTTCTCGGCGTTGTTGCGGCGGCAGAGCATCGTTTTGTCGACATGTTCTGGTGGCTGGGCCTTGCGCTGCTCGTCGATGGTATCGACGGGCCGATCGCCCGCAAGGTCCGCGTCAAGGAGGTGCTGCCCAATTGGTCCGGCGATACGCTCGACAATATTATCGACTATGTGACCTATGTGTTGCTGCCGGCCTTTGCGCTTTATGAAAGCGGCATGATCGGCGAGCCGTGGTCCTTTGTTGCCGCCGGCATGATCGTCGTTTCCAGCGCCATCTACTACGCCGATACCGGCATGAAGACGGATGAATATTTCTTCTCCGGTTTCCCGGTCGTCTGGAACATGGTGGTCTTCACGCTGTTCGTCATCGGCGCTAACGCGACGACCGCCATGATTGTCGTCGGCGTCTCTGTCGTTCTCACCTTCCTGCCGATCAATTTCCTGCATCCGGTGCGCGTCAAGCGGCTGCGGCCGCTCAATCTCGGCATCTTCCTGTTCTGGTCGGCGCTCGGCATTTATTCGCTGCTGATGCACTTTGCCATGCCGCACTGGGCTGTGGTCCTGTTTGTCGTCAGCGGCATCTATCTCTATTGCATCGGCGGCGTGTTGCAGTTTTTCCCATCCCTCGGACGTCAATAG
- a CDS encoding ABC transporter ATP-binding protein, whose translation MSSSDMPAAGALLSVRKLTKLFGSFAACNEIDLEIQPGEIHALLGENGAGKSTLVKMLFGVLEPTAGEIAWQGKPVSIASPGAARKLGIGMVFQHFSLFEALTVAENIALSLDDSVPIGKIVEEAASLSRAYGLPLDPHAHVADLSVGERQRIEIVRALLQNPKLIILDEPTSVLTPQEADRMFETLFQLRDEGRSVLYISHRLEEVQRICSRATVLRHGKVTGACDPRQETTGSLARMMVGSDVASVQHEGLGKKGDIHLEVAGLSVPSRTPFAISLKDISLRVRAGEILAIAGVAGNGQGELFDVISGEHTVTVDDLIHVRGEAVGTKGINARRLLGAGFVPEERQGHAAVTGLKLSDNLVLARAESDRKAFLGGGFLKVIRHGTVKQAAKRICEAMDVRKSGEDPAAGALSGGNLQKFIVGRELDRQPSVLVVNQPTWGVDAGAASRIRQALVDLARSGSAVLVISQDLDEIFEVATDIAVISEGRLSAAYPANELTREKIGLLMGGQHESKTHSEPAHAH comes from the coding sequence GTGTCGTCATCCGATATGCCGGCAGCCGGTGCGTTATTGTCGGTTCGAAAACTGACGAAGCTATTCGGTAGCTTTGCTGCCTGTAATGAAATTGATCTGGAAATCCAGCCGGGCGAGATTCACGCTCTGCTCGGCGAAAACGGCGCAGGCAAATCCACTCTCGTGAAGATGCTGTTCGGCGTTCTGGAGCCGACCGCAGGCGAGATCGCTTGGCAAGGCAAACCCGTGTCCATCGCTTCGCCGGGCGCCGCGCGCAAGCTCGGCATCGGCATGGTGTTCCAGCATTTCTCGCTGTTCGAAGCGCTGACGGTTGCCGAGAATATTGCTCTTTCCCTTGATGACAGTGTTCCGATCGGAAAGATCGTCGAGGAGGCTGCCAGCCTGTCGCGCGCCTATGGCCTGCCGCTCGATCCTCACGCGCATGTCGCCGATCTCTCCGTTGGCGAGCGCCAACGCATCGAGATCGTGCGTGCGCTGTTGCAGAACCCGAAGCTGATCATTCTCGACGAGCCGACCTCGGTGCTGACGCCGCAGGAAGCCGATCGTATGTTCGAGACGCTGTTCCAGCTCAGGGATGAAGGCCGCTCGGTCCTCTATATCAGCCACCGTCTTGAGGAGGTGCAGCGCATCTGCTCGCGTGCCACCGTGCTGCGCCATGGCAAGGTGACCGGTGCCTGCGACCCACGACAGGAAACGACGGGCTCGCTCGCGCGCATGATGGTCGGCAGCGATGTCGCCAGCGTTCAGCATGAGGGCCTTGGCAAGAAGGGCGATATCCACCTGGAAGTCGCCGGCCTTTCCGTTCCCTCTCGCACGCCCTTTGCCATCTCGCTGAAGGATATCTCGCTTCGTGTCCGCGCCGGTGAGATCCTGGCGATCGCCGGAGTAGCCGGTAACGGGCAGGGCGAGCTGTTCGACGTCATTTCCGGCGAACATACCGTGACGGTAGACGATTTGATCCATGTGCGCGGCGAGGCGGTCGGGACCAAGGGCATCAATGCGCGCCGCCTGCTCGGTGCCGGTTTCGTGCCGGAGGAGCGCCAGGGGCATGCCGCGGTGACGGGCCTGAAATTGTCGGACAATCTGGTGCTTGCCCGCGCCGAATCGGATCGCAAGGCTTTTCTCGGCGGCGGTTTCCTGAAGGTGATCCGTCACGGCACGGTCAAGCAGGCTGCCAAGCGGATTTGCGAGGCCATGGATGTTCGCAAGAGCGGCGAGGATCCGGCCGCCGGTGCGCTTTCGGGCGGCAACCTGCAGAAATTCATTGTCGGGCGCGAGCTGGACCGCCAGCCGAGCGTGCTGGTCGTCAACCAACCGACGTGGGGCGTCGATGCGGGTGCCGCGAGCCGTATCCGCCAGGCGCTGGTCGATCTCGCCCGCAGCGGCTCGGCCGTGCTCGTCATCAGTCAGGACCTCGACGAAATCTTTGAAGTGGCGACCGATATCGCCGTGATTTCCGAAGGCCGGCTGTCGGCGGCCTATCCTGCAAATGAACT